ACGGTCTTCGCTCGGTTCTGCGGCTGCCGCGGCTCGTTACCATAAACCCGCCGGTCGGTCATCCGCCGGCGCCGGAAATACCTTGCACTCCGATCATAAAGTTTGGCTTTGACATGGGGAGCCACAGCGATTAAGGGGACCGGCTTATAAATTCCGATGGAACGCCGGCTTGAACGGCATTTGCCGAATCTTGCATTCGGCCATTCTCACGAGGCTTATAGTGGCGAAAGCGGAACTTGGAACCAAGCGTACCGATCCGGAAACCGGCAAGAAGTTTTATGATCTGAACCGGGATCCGATCGTTTCTCCTTATACTGGCAAGTCCTACCCCCTGTCGTTCTTCGAAGAAACCTCGGCGATCGCCGACGTTGCCGAGGAAGACGAGGTTGCGGAAGTCGATACCGAAAACACCGAAGTCGAACTGGTTTCGCTTGAGGATGCCGATGACGCCGCCTCCGGCGACGACATCCCCGATATGGGCGACGACGATGTCGAAATCGAAGGCGATGATGACGACGATACCTTCCTCACACCCGACGAGGACGATGACGATGACGACATGAGCGACATCATCGGCGTGACCGGCGACGAAGACGAAGTTTGACGACTGCATTTCGGCCCGGTGAGGAAAAAATTCTCCGGGCCGAATTTTTTAGGCTTGCTATCTCCGAAAACCGGAAGTAATAAGCCGCCACTCCGCAGGGCACGCCCTGCGAAGCATCCCAGGACCGGCGCTCAGCCGGACCACCTTGATGGGGCTATAGCTCAGCTGGGAGAGCGCTTGCATGGCATGCAAGAGGTCAGCGGTTCGATCCCGCTTAGCTCCACCACGCTTCGCCCTTACGGGCTTTGCGTGGCGCAGCCGCGAGAAACCATTAGGCCAAAGCAGTGCCCGGCCGCCAACTCAATCCTTCGGCGCCTCACCATCTTGCACCGACAAACCGGCAGCCTCTATTCCCGCAAGAAACCGCCGCTGATCCTCGGTCCGCGCCAGCCGCCTCGTGACTTCCTGCCTGATGTGCGGGATCAACGCGGGTGACTCGCGCCGGATCCATTCAAGCTGTTCTTTTGCCTCCTGCTTTTTTCCAAGCGCGCCGAGAATGGAGAGCAATACGAGGCGATGCATCGGATTGTAGTTGAGATCCGACATGCGCGACCAGAGTTCCGCTGCCTGTGTATCGCCCCGCATGAAGGCGCAGAGCGCCATTCCGACCTCGTAATATCCGCGTGGCCCCGCATTCTTGCCGACCGCTTCTGAAATCAGCGTGCAGCCTCTGTCCCATTCCCCCGACATCGACAGCCGCAGGCCGTATTCACCGGCCACTTCGGTATCGTTCGGGTTGCTGGCATAGGCGCCAGCGCCGGCGCTGAGGGCCGCAGCCGGATCATTGTCGAAAAAATTGGCAAGCATCAGCGCCTGAAGAGCGCGTGCATTCTTCGGGTCGAGCCGCACCGCATGCTCGGCAAGTTGCTTTGCCAGGCCAAGCGTCGCGGCCGTCGATTTCGTGTGAAGTTGGTATGAAAAGCGGAACTCGTCGAGATGGATCAACGAAAGTAGGGCCACGACATTGGAATCGGCCGGCATCTTCTCCACGGCCCGTTGCAGGCAGGATTTCGCCACCTCATGAGCCTGCACGGTCATTTCGCTGCGGTAGCTGTAGTAGGAGAGAATGCATGAAAAGGCGTCCGTGCGTCCGGCGATGGTCGCGGTATCGGTTTGGAACATGACGCCGAACGGGCGCGCGACCGCAGTCGCGATATCCCCGGCAAGGCTCGCTTGCGTTTTCGGGATGCCTTGCACCGTCATATCGGCGTCGTAATTGCTTGCCCAGATGACAGCCGCATCCGCCCGCCGCACGAGCCTTGCCGTCGAGCGCAGCATGCTGCCTTCGAGCCGCACACTTCCTTGCAGCGCATAGAGCGACTCTGCCGAAACTTGGCCGGATTTATTCCGCGGCATGGCGGTGACGACAACGATGTCATTGAAGCGCACCAGCTTCTCGATGATGTCGTCGGTCATGCCGCGAGAAATATCGGAGGCAAGGTTCCCACCGGAGCCGCTTTCAAAACGCTCGACGATAATGGTGGGGCGGTTATTGGCGCTCTGTCCCGCCTCGCGCTCCGCACTCGGCGATTCGACCTGCCGAAGCAGAGCTGCTGCTGAGGCGAGGATAATCACCGCCCCTGCCGCAAGCAGCCAATATCGAGGCGAAAGGCGCCAGCCCCCGGTGTTCCGGCTGGTCGCATCCGTTCCCGCATGGATCTGTCCGTGATCGGCGCCTGACACGCCCGGCCGTTCGGGCTGCCCGAGCGGCAGGATATCAGCGGGTTCAGCGCCGCCGATGACATCGAAGACCGGCGCGTAGCCGCCCTTCGGGATGGTGATGATGATCCGGTCGGTGCCGCCGGCTGTGAGGTAATAGTGTTCGAGTTCCCGTCTCAGCCGGCCGGCTTCGATACGAACGCAGGGATCCTGCTGGGCATCAAAGTTCGCGTCCCGGCCAAAAACGGCCTGTGCGATGGTAAAGGCCTTCAGATAGTCGCGACGGCCCGCCAGCGTTTCCGTGACCACGAATTCGAGGAACTTCCTCGTTCGTTCGGGCAGGCGGAACTCGCGGCTGGAAAGAATGCGCTCAAGCTGCTGCTCTACCTCCTCCTGCGAGGCGGCGATCCTATTTATGCCTGCACTCGTCATCGGTTCCCCCAGACGCCGATTGCGAACAACCTGCAGCACGCTGTCTTAAACGATAGTCTCGCCGCCGCGTAACGGCAATGGCGACCGGCCGAATACCCTAACCAACGCTAAACGAATCCGATGATTAGCCAAGGATGGACGTAGTCACGGCTTACGAAATGCCAGCGTAGGATACCGTATTCTACCGGCGCCGTCATGTATCTTACTGCCTTAGTCTCCAAGCTCGCCCTATCATCGCCGTGTATTCTGGAGGAGGCTGCGATGACATCACCTGAGACCTCTACACCCCATCCCATGACAAGCGCGGAGGAACTGCGCAAACGTGCTCTGGAGCTTCAGCTCGTCGAGATGGAGCGCAGCGAAAGGATCAAGGCGCGTGAAGCGAAGAAACACGCGGAATTCGTCGAGGATTTTTTCCGCAAGCAGATTGGCGAAACGGAACGCGCCACCATCAAGCGGCTGGTCATGAAAGCGGCCGCAGACGGCAAATACGAAGCACTGATCTATAGTTTTCCATCGACGTTCTGCTCCGACAGCGGCCGAGCCATCAACAACAACCTGTCCGGATGGCAGAAGACGCTGCAGGGAAAGGCAAAGGAACTCCTGGAACTCTTCGAGGAGGTCGCCAG
This Rhizobium acidisoli DNA region includes the following protein-coding sequences:
- a CDS encoding TIGR02300 family protein, whose translation is MAKAELGTKRTDPETGKKFYDLNRDPIVSPYTGKSYPLSFFEETSAIADVAEEDEVAEVDTENTEVELVSLEDADDAASGDDIPDMGDDDVEIEGDDDDDTFLTPDEDDDDDDMSDIIGVTGDEDEV